Proteins encoded by one window of Mustela erminea isolate mMusErm1 chromosome 7, mMusErm1.Pri, whole genome shotgun sequence:
- the IL1B gene encoding interleukin-1 beta, which produces MARVPEPTSEVMSYGYSDNENDLFFEADGPGKMKCCFQDLNNSYLEEEGIQLHISHQLHNKSLSHFVSVIVALEKLKKISVPCSLPLQDDDLMNVFHCIFEEEPIILEKCDDNAFVHDAPPRSLDCKFQDINQKSLVLYNSYELRALHLNGTSVNQQAVFRMTFVQEDEDNTKIPVALCIKEKNLYLSCVMKDGKPTLQLEMLDPKVYPRKRMEKRFVFNKTEIKKKVEFESSQFPNWYISTSQAEAMPVFLGNSRGGHDITDFTMELSS; this is translated from the exons ATGGCAAGAGTACCTGAACCCACCAGTGAAGTGATGTCTTATGGCTACAG TGACAATGAGAATGACCTTTTCTTTGAGGCTGATGGTCCTGGAAAGATGAAG TGCTGCTTCCAAGACCTGAACAACAGCTATCTGGAAGAGGAGGGCATCCAGCTTCACATCTCCCACCAGCTCCATAACAAGAGTCTGAGCCATTTCGTGTCAGTCATTGTGGCTTTGGAGAAGCTGAAGAAGATATCTGTACCCTGCTCACTGCCcctccaggatgatgacctgatgAATGTTTTTCACTGCATCTTTGAAGAAG AACCCATCATCTTGGAAAAGTGTGATGATAACGCTTTTGTTCATGATGCACCCCCACGATCCCTGGACTGCAAATTCCAGGACATAAACCAAAAATCCCTTGTGCTGTATAACTCGTATGAGCTTCGGGCGCTCCACCTCAACGGAACTAGTGTGAACCAACAAG CGGTGTTCCGCATGACCTTCGTGCAAGAGGATGAAGATAATACCAAGATACCTGTGGCCTTGTGCATCAAGGAAAAGAATCTGTACCTGTCCTGTGTGATGAAAGATGGGAAGCCCACCTTGCAGCTGGAG atgTTAGACCCCAAAGTTTACCCAAGGAAGAGGATGGAAAAGCGATTTGTCTTCAACAagacagaaatcaagaaaaaggtGGAATTTGAGTCTTCCCAGTTTCCCAACTGGTACATCAGCACCTCTCAGGCAGAAGCAATGCCTGTCTTCCTGGGAAATAGCAGAGGTGGTCACGACATAACTGACTTCACCATGGAACTCTCTTCCTAG